Below is a genomic region from Bacteroidota bacterium.
GCCTTCAAAAGCTACACGGGCAAACTTCTGCTCGAAACAATTGAGAAAAACCCGCGCGAAAGCAGAAAGGAATGGCTGATGGACCGATTTTCCTACTTTGGTCGGACGTTGGCAATGGATACGCAAAGGCAATTTTGGGACAGGGAAAACTATCCAGAGGAGATCAGGACAGATGATTTTTCTTGCAAAAGCAGCATTACATCCATGAAAATCCCGTGAGGGCAGGTTTTGTGTTTCGGTCTGAGGATTGGAGCTATTCGTCGGCTTGCCCGGAATGTCCGGTCCCGATCGTAAGGTTCTGATAGTGGTTTTTCGCCGGAGGCAAATGTTCGGTCGGCGTGCGGCAGGATGCCGCCGCCTCCTCGAGCCCGTCCCGCCGCCTCGCCACAAGGCATCCGAACATTTGCCTCCGGCGCATTTTCTCCTGTGCCTTCTATTTCCCTATCTTTGCACCTCCAAAAAAAGCTATCGAAAATGCATCGTTCACATACCTGCGGCGAACTCCGCCTCGCACATGTCGGTCAAGAAGTCACCCTCGCTGGATGGGTCCAAAAAGCACGTGACCACGGTCACTTCAACTTTGTCGATATCCGTGACCGCTACGGCATCACGCAGGTCAATGTCCATGCCGACAACCCGGCCCTCTACGAAGTGTCCCAAACCCTTGGCCGCGAATTTGTCGTCAAAGTCACCGGCATCGTCACCGAACGCACCAGCAAAAACCCCAAAATCCCCACAGGCGACATTGAAATCGTGCCGACATCCATCGAAGTCCTGAACGAATCCAAGGTCCCGCCATTTATGATCGAAGAGGAAACCGACGGTCAGGACCAACTGCGGATGAAATACCGCTTCCTCGACCTGCGCCGCGGGCCGCTCCAACGCAACATGCAGCTGCGTCACCGCCTCGGCATCGAAACGCGGAAATTCCTCGACAGCCTCGGTTTCCTCGAAATCGAGACACCTTATATGATCAAGAGCACGCCCGAGGGCGCGCGTGACTTCATCGTCCCTTCGCGGATGAACCCTGGGCAGTTTTATGCCCTGCCGCAGTCGCCGCAGACCTTCAAGCAGATTCTGATGGTGAGCGGCTATGACCGTTATTTCCAGATCGTGCGCTGCTTCCGGGACGAGGACTTGCGTGCCGACCGTCAGCCTGAGTTCACGCAGATCGACTGCGAAATGGCCTTTGTCGAGCAGAGCGATATCTTGAAGACCTTCGAAGGGTTGTTCCGCCACCTCTTCAAGGAAATCAAAGGCCTGGAATTCTCCGAAATCCCGCACATGACCTACGGCGAGGCCATGCGCCGCTTCGGCAGCGACAAACCCGACATCCGCTTTGGGATGGAAATCAGGGACATCAGCGACCTCGCCAAGCACAAGGACTTCGCGGTCTTCAACGACAGCGAATTGGTCGCGGGCATCTGCGTCCCCGGCGCAAGCGAATACACCCGCAAGGACCTCGACGGCCTGACGGAATGGGTGAAAGTGCCCCAAATCGGTGCCAAAGGCTTGATTTACGTGAAGGTCAACCTCGACGGATCGGTAAAATCATCGGTCGATAAATTTTACGACGAAGCCGACCTGCGCGCATGGGTGACCCGCATGGAAGCAAAACCGGGCGACCTACTATTGATTTTGACCGGCAAGGACGAAAAAACCCGCAAGCAGCTCGGCAGCCTCCGCGTCGAGATGGGCAACCGCCTCGGATTGCGTCCAAAAGACACATTCCAGCCGCTGTGGGTCATCGACTTCCCGCTTTTGGAATGGGATGAAGAGAAACAACGTTGGTCAGCCATGCACCACCCGTTCACCTCGCCCAAACCCGAGCAATTCGAGCAATTCATCAAGGGCGAAGACCTCGGCAGCGTGCTCGCCAACGCCTACGACCTCACGATGAACGGCGTCGAATTGGGTGGCGGTTCGATCCGTATCCACGACCGCAAGCTTCAGGAACGCATGTTTGAGATTTTGGGCTTCACGCCCGAATCAGCACAAGCGCAATTCGGATTCCTGATGGGTGCCTTCGAATACGGTGCACCTCCTCACGGCGGCATCGCCTTTGGCTTTGACCGCCTGAGCGCGATGTTTGGTGGCGACGACAGCATCCGCGACTACATCGCCTTCCCCAAAAACAACATGGGACGCGACATGATGATCGACAGCCCAAGCGTGATCGAGACCGAGGCCTTGGATGCGCTGTTTATTGGGGTGCGGGAGGATTTGTTGCCGAAGTAGTGGGCATGAGATTTCGCGCCGGTTTGGGGATCGTGATTGGGCTATTGCTGCTGGGATGCCAAAGTGATCCGAAGGCGACCTTGACCACCATCGATTCGCTTCCAGATTCGTCCGCAGCAATACCGGACCCTCCCGAAATCACCACTGCGTTGCCTGTGAAACCGCTTCAGGCCCTGCCAACAGGGTATTATCTGGATTCGATCACTGAATGGGACAGCCTCACAGAGCATTCGACAAAACTCTATTTCCCGCAATCAGCGCATGACACTCTCTTGAATGCAATGATTCGCAAGGCATTGGCAGCCACAGCAAAGGAATATGAGCCTGAGCCCAGCGCGGACATTTTCCAGAGTTCGTCGTATGATCAATGGGTGACATCGGTGACCGTGAGCCACGACTTGTTGAGCATCCATTACCTGGCGCAGAGTTTTATTTGGGGCGGCACATTTGTCCTCACCCCTGCATGAACATCGATGCGCACGCACAAATGGATCCGGCTCGATGTGCTGTCCTTTTCAGGCAACATAGCAGCCTTTGTGATGGGTGATGCGCAATCGGATCGGGCTTCAGAACTCGACCCGAAGGATTTGGTCAACGATCTCGATTTTCATTTCAGGAAGGATGGGATGGTGCTCTGTTTTGACGACTATACCAAAGGCCCCGGCATGGAGGAGTTTTTGGTGGCGATGGATGGCATTCAGGCCTATCTCAAGCCTTGGGCAATCGAGCAATTGGGTTGGGCATCAAAATAATTTTCAGTCCGCATCCAACTTCGATCCCGCGAATTCAAATCGCAAAACTACCCCCCAAACAGCATCCCGTCCACAGGCGAACTCGCCTTGGCGTGATAGGCCTTGGGGATGCGGCCCGCGCGGAAGGCTTTGCGGCCGGCTTGGATGCCGAGGTTCATGGCTTCGGCCATCATGACAGGGTCTTGTGCTTGGGCAATTGCCGTATTGAGCAAAATGGCGTCGTAGCCGAGTTCCATGCCCAAGGCGGCATCGCTTGCGGTGCCGATCCCTGCGTCAATGACCAATGGAATTGAAATCGCATCGCGAATCAACTGCAAATTGTGCGGGTTGCGGATGCCCAATCCCGTGCCAATCGGCGAAGCGAGTGGCATCACAGCTGCGCAACCGATATTGGCGAGGCGCTTGCACAAAATCAAGTCGTCGTTGCAATAGGGCAACACCACAAAGCCCTTGGCTACCAAGGTTTCGCAGGCCTTGAGCAGCTCCAAACCATCCGGCAGCAGGGTTTTTTCATCGCCGATCACCTCGACTTTGATCCAGTTTACACCGAGGGCTTCGCGGGCGAGTTCGGCGGTGAGGACGGCCTCCTTGGCGGTGTAGCAACCGCTGGTATTCGGCAAAAGTTGGTAGCCTTTGAGGAAGTCGTGCGAAAGAAAGGTATGTTCGGGATGGCGGAGGTCTAGGCGGCGGATGCTCACCGTCACGATTTCCGCGCCACTCGCTGCAATGGCACGAAACATGAGGTCAGGATTGGGATAGGCGGAGGTGCCGATCATCAACCGCGAACGAAATTCCTTGCCGCCGAGGCTCCAAATGTCTTCTGTTGCAGAATTCATTCGGCAAAGGTAATACATCTATCACATCCCAAGGCTTTCGTTCGCAGTTGCGCAGGTGATCCTGGTCACATTCTGCGAAGCGGCCTTACTGGGCGACTTTCGCCGGATCGACCAAATCCATCACTTTGGCTTGGGTGCGTTTCAGGCGCGGAATGGATTCGTGCTGCACATAGGGATTTTCGGGATGCTGCGGGACGTAGTCCTGATGGTAGTCTTCGCCAACCCAGAATTTCTCAAAGGCCTTCAATTCCACGGCAACCTTTCCTTGTCCGGTCAGACGCGGATCTGCGAGGGCCTTTTCTGCGACCGCTTTTTCGGCAGGATTGCGGTAGAAAATAATCGTGCGGTACTGCGAACCGCGATCAGGACCTTGGCCATTGACCTGATAAGGGTCGATCGAGGCCATGAAAACTTTCACCAAACTGGAAAAGCTGACCACGGTCGAATCAAAATAAATTTCGACGGCTTCGGCATGGCCCGTCCTTCCTGTCCCGCTTTCCTCGTAGGTCGGATTCTCCGTATGTCCGCCTGAATAACCGGAAATCACTTCTTTGACGCCTTTGATGCTCTCAAAAACGGCCTCCTCGCACCAGAAACAGCCTCCGGCAAAGGTGGCATGTTGCCATTGGGCGAGTTCTGCCTTGGTGGCGGGGGCCATCGGCTTTTCTTTTTTCCCCGCGTCGGCTACGGCCGTGGTGGACGTCGGATTGGTACATCCGCCAGCGGAAACAAGACCTGCAACGGCAAAAATCAATGCAGCGATTTTCATGCGGTTATTTCTTTGATTTTTCGAAGTGAAGGGCGACACCGTCCATGCAATAACGGAGACCGGTGGGCTTGGGGCCATCGTCAAACACGTGTCCGAGGTGGGCGTCGCAACGCGCACAAGTCACTTCGTCGCGGGTCATGCCATGCGAATTGTCCAAGGCCACGGCCACACTTTTGGTCGAATAAGGCTTCCAATAGCTCGGCCATCCCGTCCCGGAATGAAACTTGGTTTCGCTGGTAAAAAGGGGATTGGCGCAGCAAGTGCAATAGTAGATGCCTTTGTCTTCGACTTCGTAAAGCGCACTGCTGAAAGCACGTTCGGTGCCTTGGCGCCGGGTGATTTCAAATTCGTCGTCGGTCAGGATTTTTTGCCATTCGTCGTCGGATTTATAGACTTTTTCCGTCCAGACGGTGTCTGCAGGATTCCATTTCAGGTCCCGGTCGATCGTCGTCGTGTTGGCGTTGGCGCTCGTTTCGGTGGAAGCAGGTGCAGTCCGCGGACTACAAGCGGTGAAGATGCTCGTGATCAGCAAACCGAATATCAAGGTGTACATGGCTTTGGGAAACATTTGCGAGATAAACGGACTGAATGGGGATTTGGTTCACGCCGACGGGGAATATTTGCAAAACCAATGCCCGTGGGCCGGAATTCTGATTCTCAAGCACGTTTTGCAGCATCATTCAAACTTTTTTGCCACCTTCGAATTTCAAAATGCGATTTCACCCCAAATTCAACTTTCCATGCTGATCAAACGTTCACTTTTGCTTCTGTTGATGATGCTCGCCTTGAGTGCTTCGGGATTTCCGCAGTCCTTCTTCCACGACTTCAATGCGGCGATCCAAAAGCGTGATACCACGACCTGCAAGGCCATTTTGGAGCAATGGAAGGCAGAAAAACCGGAGGATCCGGAGCGGTACTGCTCCAACTTCAACTACTTTGCCACGGTCGCGAAAAAAGAAATTCTGCGGCTCGACACCAAACCCGGCCCCTCGGGTGGTGAACAGTTGGTGATCAAGGAGCAGGGCAAAAAAGGCGAAACGGCCGGCTACCTTTACGGCGACGCCTACTATGATCCGACCCTGCTCGATCAAGGTCTTGCACATATCGAC
It encodes:
- the aspS gene encoding aspartate--tRNA ligase, which produces MHRSHTCGELRLAHVGQEVTLAGWVQKARDHGHFNFVDIRDRYGITQVNVHADNPALYEVSQTLGREFVVKVTGIVTERTSKNPKIPTGDIEIVPTSIEVLNESKVPPFMIEEETDGQDQLRMKYRFLDLRRGPLQRNMQLRHRLGIETRKFLDSLGFLEIETPYMIKSTPEGARDFIVPSRMNPGQFYALPQSPQTFKQILMVSGYDRYFQIVRCFRDEDLRADRQPEFTQIDCEMAFVEQSDILKTFEGLFRHLFKEIKGLEFSEIPHMTYGEAMRRFGSDKPDIRFGMEIRDISDLAKHKDFAVFNDSELVAGICVPGASEYTRKDLDGLTEWVKVPQIGAKGLIYVKVNLDGSVKSSVDKFYDEADLRAWVTRMEAKPGDLLLILTGKDEKTRKQLGSLRVEMGNRLGLRPKDTFQPLWVIDFPLLEWDEEKQRWSAMHHPFTSPKPEQFEQFIKGEDLGSVLANAYDLTMNGVELGGGSIRIHDRKLQERMFEILGFTPESAQAQFGFLMGAFEYGAPPHGGIAFGFDRLSAMFGGDDSIRDYIAFPKNNMGRDMMIDSPSVIETEALDALFIGVREDLLPK
- a CDS encoding thiazole synthase — its product is MNSATEDIWSLGGKEFRSRLMIGTSAYPNPDLMFRAIAASGAEIVTVSIRRLDLRHPEHTFLSHDFLKGYQLLPNTSGCYTAKEAVLTAELAREALGVNWIKVEVIGDEKTLLPDGLELLKACETLVAKGFVVLPYCNDDLILCKRLANIGCAAVMPLASPIGTGLGIRNPHNLQLIRDAISIPLVIDAGIGTASDAALGMELGYDAILLNTAIAQAQDPVMMAEAMNLGIQAGRKAFRAGRIPKAYHAKASSPVDGMLFGG
- the msrA gene encoding peptide-methionine (S)-S-oxide reductase MsrA; protein product: MKIAALIFAVAGLVSAGGCTNPTSTTAVADAGKKEKPMAPATKAELAQWQHATFAGGCFWCEEAVFESIKGVKEVISGYSGGHTENPTYEESGTGRTGHAEAVEIYFDSTVVSFSSLVKVFMASIDPYQVNGQGPDRGSQYRTIIFYRNPAEKAVAEKALADPRLTGQGKVAVELKAFEKFWVGEDYHQDYVPQHPENPYVQHESIPRLKRTQAKVMDLVDPAKVAQ
- the msrB gene encoding peptide-methionine (R)-S-oxide reductase MsrB; the encoded protein is MYTLIFGLLITSIFTACSPRTAPASTETSANANTTTIDRDLKWNPADTVWTEKVYKSDDEWQKILTDDEFEITRRQGTERAFSSALYEVEDKGIYYCTCCANPLFTSETKFHSGTGWPSYWKPYSTKSVAVALDNSHGMTRDEVTCARCDAHLGHVFDDGPKPTGLRYCMDGVALHFEKSKK